One genomic segment of Mycolicibacterium psychrotolerans includes these proteins:
- a CDS encoding TetR/AcrR family transcriptional regulator — protein sequence MTIELTGLRERKKWQTRQAIRREALRLFTEQGFANTTVEQIAEAADVSPRTFYRYFGVKEAVLISADHSPLIVAAFVAAPRHLTPVAAYQYAVSEVFGSLSDEDREDDLIGQQLLYQVPEAHGLIYAEFIKLINLITDALQERPDAPADEAERCVLAGAMVGVIFGAAHNTPLPDEAVPHALSILDGKLST from the coding sequence ATGACCATTGAGTTGACCGGCCTGCGGGAGCGCAAGAAGTGGCAGACCCGCCAGGCGATCCGGCGGGAAGCATTGCGGCTGTTCACGGAGCAGGGATTCGCGAACACCACGGTCGAGCAGATCGCCGAGGCGGCCGACGTCTCCCCGCGGACGTTCTACCGCTACTTCGGCGTGAAGGAGGCGGTTCTGATCTCCGCCGACCACTCACCGCTGATCGTGGCGGCCTTCGTCGCTGCGCCCCGGCATCTGACGCCCGTCGCTGCGTATCAGTACGCAGTCTCAGAGGTGTTCGGCTCGCTGTCGGACGAGGACCGGGAGGACGACCTCATCGGGCAGCAACTGCTGTACCAGGTACCCGAGGCGCACGGATTGATCTACGCCGAGTTCATCAAGCTGATCAACCTCATCACCGACGCACTGCAGGAGCGTCCCGACGCACCGGCCGACGAGGCTGAACGGTGCGTGCTGGCCGGCGCGATGGTCGGCGTGATCTTCGGCGCGGCGCACAACACACCTCTGCCCGACGAGGCCGTCCCGCACGCGCTGTCGATCCTCGACGGCAAACTGTCTACGTGA
- a CDS encoding MFS transporter, which yields MTQAVSSTWAPLRSPVFRALWIAQLVSNLGTWMQTVGAQWMLVEDPRAAVLVPLVQTATTLPVMLLALPSGVLADLIDRRRLLIATQGAMAVGVAFLATLTGFGLTTPAVLLIVLFVIGCGQALTAPAWQAIQPDLVPPQQIPAAAALGSMSMNGARAIGPAIAGALVSLAGPTLVFALNAVSFIGIVAVLIWWRRPPIENNFPPERALAALSAGGRYIRSSPVVRRILLRTALFIGPASALWGLLPVIAADQLGLSSSGYGLLLGALGVGALLGALALSRIRSRFGQNTLLTLGAGGFAVATAVLALVHSFAAVLAALVVGGAAWLLSLSTLNASMQLSLPGWVRARGLSVYQLIFMGGQALGSVVWGVLAGATSSVNSLLVSVGLLAACGVSLLWWPLHRSTGNLDLTPSSHWPEPTLVFEPEPLDGPVLVLTSYRVSPENEEAFVAAMAVLGRSRQRTGAAQWRLFRSVEEESTYVETFVVRSWGEHMHQHYTRLTGQDQLIELNVEKYTDGQALSRHYLAVRDSG from the coding sequence GTGACCCAAGCCGTGAGCTCGACCTGGGCGCCGCTGCGCTCGCCGGTCTTCCGGGCGCTGTGGATCGCGCAACTGGTCTCGAATCTGGGCACCTGGATGCAGACCGTCGGCGCGCAGTGGATGCTCGTCGAGGATCCCCGGGCCGCCGTACTGGTCCCGCTGGTGCAGACCGCGACGACGCTGCCGGTCATGCTGCTGGCCTTGCCGTCGGGTGTGCTGGCCGACCTGATCGACCGGCGCCGGCTGCTGATCGCCACGCAGGGCGCGATGGCCGTAGGGGTGGCGTTCCTCGCCACACTGACGGGTTTCGGGCTGACGACGCCCGCGGTGCTGCTGATCGTGCTGTTCGTCATCGGCTGCGGACAGGCGCTGACCGCGCCGGCCTGGCAGGCCATCCAGCCCGATCTGGTTCCGCCGCAGCAGATTCCGGCCGCCGCGGCACTTGGCAGCATGAGCATGAACGGCGCCCGGGCGATCGGGCCCGCGATTGCCGGCGCGCTGGTGTCGCTGGCCGGGCCGACGCTGGTGTTCGCGCTCAACGCGGTGTCGTTCATCGGGATCGTGGCCGTGCTGATTTGGTGGCGCCGCCCTCCGATCGAGAACAACTTCCCGCCGGAGCGCGCGTTGGCGGCGTTGAGCGCCGGTGGCCGCTACATCCGGAGCTCGCCGGTCGTGCGGCGCATCCTGCTGCGCACGGCGCTGTTCATCGGCCCGGCCAGCGCGCTGTGGGGGCTGCTGCCGGTGATCGCGGCCGACCAGCTGGGTCTGTCGTCGTCCGGATACGGCCTGCTGCTCGGCGCGCTGGGCGTCGGCGCACTGCTCGGGGCGCTGGCGTTGTCACGGATACGGTCCCGGTTCGGGCAGAACACGCTGCTGACGCTCGGAGCCGGCGGCTTCGCGGTCGCGACGGCGGTGCTCGCGCTGGTGCACAGCTTCGCGGCGGTGCTCGCTGCGCTGGTGGTCGGCGGCGCGGCGTGGCTGTTGTCGCTGTCGACGCTGAACGCGTCGATGCAGCTGAGCCTGCCGGGCTGGGTGCGGGCCCGCGGGCTGTCGGTGTACCAGCTGATCTTCATGGGCGGGCAAGCGCTGGGCTCGGTGGTGTGGGGCGTACTAGCCGGGGCCACCAGCAGCGTGAACAGCCTGCTCGTCAGCGTCGGCCTGCTGGCGGCATGCGGGGTGTCGCTGCTGTGGTGGCCGCTGCACAGGAGCACCGGGAACCTCGACCTGACGCCGTCGTCGCACTGGCCGGAGCCGACGCTGGTGTTCGAGCCCGAGCCGCTCGACGGTCCCGTGCTGGTGCTGACGTCCTACCGGGTTTCGCCGGAGAACGAGGAGGCGTTCGTCGCGGCGATGGCGGTGCTCGGCCGGTCGCGCCAGCGCACGGGCGCGGCGCAGTGGCGGCTGTTCCGCAGCGTCGAGGAGGAGTCGACCTACGTCGAGACGTTCGTGGTGCGCTCGTGGGGCGAGCACATGCATCAGCACTACACACGGCTGACGGGTCAGGACCAGCTCATCGAACTGAACGTCGAGAAGTACACCGACGGCCAGGCGCTGTCGCGGCACTACCTCGCGGTCCGCGACTCAGGCTGA
- a CDS encoding aspartate/glutamate racemase family protein, giving the protein MKTLGLIGGMSWVSTAHYYRLINELFADRLGGLHSAPILLASVDFAEIEEFKLDGDWDAVARRLTDAGCGLEAAGADAIVLCTNTMHYVAAAIEDAVAIPFLHIADTTARAVAAAGLSRVGLLATAFTMEQSFYVSRFAAYGVEVVTPEAEDRREVSRIIYDELCHNVVRDESRAVYRDVVDRMAGVQGVILGCTEVELLIGADDVAVPVFPTTLLHAQAAVDFALS; this is encoded by the coding sequence GTGAAGACACTCGGCTTGATCGGCGGCATGAGCTGGGTCAGCACCGCCCACTACTACCGACTGATCAACGAACTCTTCGCTGACCGCCTCGGCGGATTGCATTCCGCGCCAATCCTTCTCGCGTCGGTCGACTTCGCCGAGATCGAGGAGTTCAAGCTCGACGGCGACTGGGACGCGGTCGCTCGCCGGCTCACCGATGCGGGGTGCGGGCTCGAAGCCGCGGGTGCTGACGCCATCGTGCTGTGCACGAACACCATGCACTACGTCGCCGCGGCCATCGAGGATGCTGTCGCGATCCCGTTCCTCCACATCGCGGACACCACCGCGCGCGCCGTGGCCGCTGCGGGCCTGTCGCGGGTGGGTCTGCTGGCCACCGCGTTCACGATGGAGCAGTCCTTCTACGTCTCGCGGTTCGCGGCGTACGGCGTCGAGGTCGTCACGCCTGAGGCCGAGGATCGCCGCGAGGTCAGCCGCATCATCTACGACGAGCTGTGCCACAACGTCGTTCGCGACGAGTCACGAGCCGTCTACCGCGACGTCGTCGACCGCATGGCCGGGGTGCAGGGCGTGATCCTCGGCTGCACCGAGGTGGAACTGCTGATCGGCGCCGACGACGTCGCCGTCCCGGTGTTCCCGACGACGCTGCTGCACGCGCAGGCCGCGGTGGACTTCGCGCTGAGTTGA
- a CDS encoding peptidoglycan recognition protein family protein, with translation MTLHHTGAVLGDNANAPGRLRQHQRLHQRERGWIDIAYHVGVDRNGNIYHLREPDIVGDTATEYDPTGHFLVLCEGDFDQEAVTSAQLDSAALVFAWAAQRFNIPTDTLAGHRDFAATSCPGADLYSYLTSGVLKHRVDDMAAGGPVSIQEICGPEALERVATIEAGQ, from the coding sequence ATGACTCTCCACCACACGGGCGCAGTGTTGGGCGACAACGCCAACGCCCCGGGACGTCTCCGCCAGCACCAACGACTGCACCAACGTGAACGGGGCTGGATCGATATCGCGTATCACGTCGGGGTGGACCGTAATGGAAACATCTACCATTTGCGGGAGCCGGACATCGTTGGCGATACGGCGACGGAGTATGACCCGACCGGACACTTCCTCGTTCTCTGCGAGGGCGACTTCGATCAAGAAGCCGTGACCTCTGCACAGCTAGACAGTGCCGCCCTCGTTTTTGCCTGGGCCGCGCAACGCTTCAACATTCCTACGGACACGCTTGCAGGGCATCGAGATTTCGCGGCCACATCGTGTCCAGGTGCCGATCTGTACTCCTATCTGACTTCAGGAGTTCTCAAGCACCGGGTCGACGATATGGCTGCCGGCGGGCCGGTGAGTATTCAAGAGATCTGTGGTCCTGAGGCACTCGAAAGAGTTGCCACGATCGAGGCCGGTCAGTAG
- a CDS encoding TetR/AcrR family transcriptional regulator produces the protein MVERLASGRHHLSRDEVAAHQKQRLFKALAAVMTANGYSNTTVDDVIKEAKVSRATFYQHFESKQDLFMAGYARMQRHVIDDIFAVPAAGTPMQRFAAMLERYLGFIALDSATSRLYLLEVYAAGPDAMRRRIELQQEFVAGVVEIFDARSDADRFACEALVAAISTMVTHALTTSDSVTGLYKPLLDYTERVIGPADDH, from the coding sequence ATGGTCGAGCGGCTCGCGTCCGGCCGTCACCACCTCAGTCGCGACGAGGTTGCGGCCCACCAGAAGCAGCGGCTGTTCAAGGCACTCGCCGCGGTGATGACGGCGAACGGCTACAGCAACACGACCGTGGACGACGTCATCAAGGAGGCCAAGGTCTCCCGGGCCACGTTCTACCAGCATTTCGAGTCCAAGCAGGACCTCTTCATGGCCGGCTACGCCCGCATGCAGCGCCATGTCATCGACGACATCTTCGCGGTCCCCGCGGCCGGCACGCCGATGCAGCGTTTCGCCGCCATGCTCGAGCGGTACCTGGGCTTCATCGCACTCGATTCGGCCACCTCGCGGCTCTATCTGCTCGAGGTGTACGCGGCAGGCCCGGACGCCATGCGCCGGCGGATCGAACTGCAGCAGGAGTTCGTCGCCGGCGTCGTGGAGATCTTCGACGCCCGCAGCGATGCCGACCGCTTCGCGTGCGAGGCGCTCGTCGCGGCGATATCGACAATGGTGACCCACGCCCTCACCACAAGCGACTCGGTGACCGGGCTGTACAAGCCCCTCCTCGATTACACCGAGCGCGTGATCGGCCCCGCCGATGACCATTGA
- a CDS encoding type 2 lanthipeptide synthetase LanM family protein: MNLFAPDLATRAATIDELLSDDFVSVRASVSGDDVAAKKIAAWCRSSSSGDWELFERRLRRDGYSLADVRARFAGPHRCSSVPMPQWSTDAEWIQVALHNTSSPSFVGVTRYPFGHILSPLARAAAARLRHSVDASVSGRLATSARQDLAGLLLNRLCTLCAAPLYDGFVDSSATYRDFVLRMQSGGLIDLFQEKPVLLRLVACLTRQWLNTSREFLLRLDADLPRMQHDLLRRDRDLQVIHLHGVDSDVHRGGRSVLRLEFADGSRVVYKPRNLELDAAWRGVIERLNHDAPLLLRAAAVASMGDYGWAEFIEHRPCDSERDCREFYCRAGAWLALLHCFGASDIHHENVIAAGSHPVPIDVETLLQGAVIRSTSPGSQAYEAAREMIARSVASVGMLPSYASTANGVRTAGGIASEWPTGKALMWQDMNADTMRPCVRSGAVPIPTNLPLLRPDRHIGLAGHVEDFVEGFRTYAAYLRDVGPRLFDGFAELDVRTVPRPTQFYSMLLQRLRDDRLMDDGVLWSSQADFVSRLSDPETASEETWSRQRSERRALLELNVPMFTSKTDGVRCGRDRLRSLSDREIAWQVEIIRQTSPDATAPTSDRPSGSWALIDHDQALPQSAFAREAAAVAEQIADHAVRECGGAAWVGVGWLPDIDASQLAVLGHDFYNGTCGIATFLAAYSAVTGDDRFAELASAALAHVRAEIGGPIAAHVARVMGIGGATGLGSIVYGLTCVSRLSADDGLLDDALRAARLMSDDLIATDVQLDVIGGSAGAILSLLCLHRETGEHEVLQRAVACGTHLLTQERRGPLGRRSWPSGNNSQVLNGISHGASGYAYAMSALAEAAHREDFAAAAAECLDVERYNFDGDRSDWLDPGLSEPHWRSQWCHGAVGIGLARLGIAEMGAPEMRGTVHTDIEAALRGASLAWPGHTDTLCCGALGSVELLRQASTTLGRDDLRQLASRRLSAVLRRKSVSGDYRWNAQVASRFNVGLFRGLAGIGYTCLREVDDSCPNVLIWA; this comes from the coding sequence TTGAATCTTTTTGCTCCAGATCTGGCAACGCGGGCCGCGACCATCGACGAATTGCTGTCCGACGACTTCGTGTCCGTTCGAGCCTCGGTCTCCGGTGACGATGTTGCAGCGAAAAAAATTGCAGCGTGGTGCCGTTCAAGCAGCAGCGGTGACTGGGAGCTGTTCGAACGACGCCTGAGGCGTGACGGCTACTCCCTAGCAGATGTACGTGCGCGTTTCGCAGGACCGCATCGGTGTTCCTCGGTGCCCATGCCACAATGGTCCACCGACGCCGAGTGGATTCAGGTCGCGTTGCACAACACCTCGTCACCGTCTTTCGTAGGGGTTACTCGGTATCCGTTCGGGCACATCTTGTCGCCCCTCGCCAGAGCCGCTGCCGCACGGCTTCGGCATTCGGTGGATGCTTCCGTAAGCGGCCGACTCGCGACCTCGGCGCGCCAGGACTTGGCCGGGCTTCTTCTGAACCGGCTCTGCACCCTGTGCGCCGCCCCCCTGTACGACGGCTTCGTCGACTCGTCCGCGACCTATCGTGACTTCGTCCTGAGGATGCAGTCGGGCGGACTGATCGATCTCTTCCAGGAAAAGCCAGTGTTGTTGCGGCTTGTCGCATGTCTGACGCGGCAGTGGCTCAACACATCTCGCGAATTCCTCCTTCGCCTCGATGCCGACCTTCCGCGGATGCAACACGACCTCCTCCGCCGAGACCGCGACCTCCAGGTCATCCACCTACACGGCGTTGATTCCGACGTGCACCGCGGAGGTCGTTCTGTGCTCCGCCTCGAATTCGCAGACGGTTCGAGAGTGGTGTACAAGCCCAGGAATCTCGAACTCGACGCAGCCTGGCGAGGCGTGATCGAGCGGCTCAATCACGATGCACCACTGCTCCTGCGCGCCGCGGCCGTCGCCTCGATGGGTGACTACGGTTGGGCGGAATTCATCGAACACAGGCCCTGCGACTCCGAACGAGATTGCCGAGAGTTCTATTGCCGCGCCGGCGCATGGCTGGCGCTCCTCCACTGTTTCGGAGCCAGCGACATCCACCACGAGAACGTGATTGCTGCAGGCAGCCATCCGGTGCCGATCGATGTAGAGACTCTCCTCCAAGGAGCAGTGATTCGATCAACATCTCCTGGATCGCAGGCGTACGAAGCCGCACGGGAGATGATCGCGCGGTCGGTTGCTTCCGTCGGGATGCTCCCCTCCTACGCAAGCACTGCGAACGGTGTACGCACTGCCGGTGGAATCGCCTCGGAATGGCCGACGGGGAAAGCACTGATGTGGCAGGACATGAACGCCGACACGATGCGGCCATGCGTTCGTTCGGGCGCCGTACCGATACCGACCAACCTTCCCCTGTTGAGACCTGATCGCCACATCGGACTGGCCGGGCACGTCGAGGACTTCGTGGAAGGTTTCCGCACGTACGCCGCGTATCTCCGTGACGTGGGTCCGCGACTTTTCGACGGATTCGCGGAGCTCGACGTCCGAACCGTCCCGAGGCCCACGCAGTTCTACTCAATGCTCCTGCAGCGATTGAGGGACGACCGTTTGATGGACGATGGCGTCCTGTGGTCCAGCCAAGCCGATTTCGTCTCGAGGTTGTCCGACCCCGAGACTGCATCTGAAGAGACGTGGTCGCGGCAGAGGTCCGAGCGCAGAGCCCTTCTCGAATTGAATGTGCCGATGTTCACGTCGAAGACCGACGGTGTGCGATGCGGTCGCGACCGTCTTCGTTCCCTTTCCGACCGTGAGATCGCCTGGCAGGTCGAGATCATCCGGCAGACGTCACCTGATGCGACGGCACCAACGTCGGATAGGCCGTCAGGGTCGTGGGCCCTGATCGATCACGATCAAGCGTTGCCACAGTCGGCCTTCGCTCGTGAAGCTGCCGCGGTAGCCGAGCAGATCGCCGATCACGCGGTCCGCGAGTGCGGGGGCGCAGCCTGGGTCGGTGTGGGCTGGCTGCCTGACATCGATGCATCGCAACTCGCGGTGCTCGGTCACGACTTCTACAACGGCACGTGCGGAATCGCCACATTCCTGGCTGCATACTCCGCCGTCACCGGTGACGACCGCTTCGCGGAATTGGCCTCGGCAGCCCTTGCTCATGTGCGCGCCGAGATCGGTGGCCCGATCGCCGCGCATGTCGCCAGGGTGATGGGCATCGGAGGTGCGACAGGGTTGGGTTCCATCGTCTACGGCTTGACCTGCGTGTCCCGGTTGTCGGCCGATGATGGCCTACTCGATGATGCTCTCCGCGCAGCGCGGTTGATGTCGGACGATCTCATCGCCACTGATGTGCAACTCGATGTCATCGGCGGCAGCGCCGGCGCCATCCTGAGTCTTCTGTGCCTGCATCGCGAGACGGGCGAGCATGAAGTGCTTCAACGCGCTGTCGCCTGCGGTACTCACCTGCTCACTCAGGAACGTCGTGGGCCGCTGGGCCGGCGAAGCTGGCCCAGCGGCAACAACAGCCAGGTACTGAACGGAATATCCCACGGCGCGTCTGGCTACGCCTACGCGATGTCGGCCCTTGCCGAGGCGGCGCACCGTGAGGACTTCGCCGCTGCTGCCGCGGAGTGTCTCGACGTTGAGAGATACAACTTCGACGGCGACCGCAGTGACTGGCTCGACCCGGGCCTGAGCGAGCCGCACTGGCGGTCTCAATGGTGCCACGGTGCGGTCGGCATAGGTCTGGCGCGCCTCGGAATCGCCGAGATGGGCGCGCCTGAGATGCGTGGAACCGTGCACACCGACATCGAGGCGGCTCTGCGCGGGGCGTCGCTGGCTTGGCCAGGGCACACGGACACATTGTGTTGCGGTGCACTGGGCAGTGTGGAACTGCTGCGACAAGCGAGCACGACACTGGGCCGCGACGACCTGCGCCAACTCGCGTCCCGCCGGTTGTCGGCCGTATTGCGGAGGAAGTCGGTCAGTGGTGACTACCGGTGGAACGCGCAGGTGGCATCTCGGTTCAACGTCGGACTGTTCCGCGGATTGGCGGGCATTGGCTACACGTGCTTGCGCGAGGTGGACGATTCGTGCCCGAACGTGCTCATCTGGGCATGA